Proteins encoded within one genomic window of Anomalospiza imberbis isolate Cuckoo-Finch-1a 21T00152 unplaced genomic scaffold, ASM3175350v1 scaffold_69, whole genome shotgun sequence:
- the LOC137467584 gene encoding LOW QUALITY PROTEIN: class II histocompatibility antigen, B-L beta chain-like (The sequence of the model RefSeq protein was modified relative to this genomic sequence to represent the inferred CDS: inserted 2 bases in 2 codons; substituted 1 base at 1 genomic stop codon), with product MGRVAAAGAVLVALVVLGAPPAAGAELSGVFQYVGKSECHFMNGTEKVRYLSRFIYNREQYAMFDCDVGHFLRFTPYGETAARYWNSDPDVMQQKRAAADWLCRYNHEYLSPFLTERRVSPSVSISLVPSSSQPGXCSVMDFXPAHTQLRWFQGQQELSVVATDMVPNKDWTYQLLVLLEHPPXRGLTCSCQVEHISLEHPLSRHWEMPLDAAHSKMLAGIGGSELGFVFLALGLSF from the exons atggggcgagtggcggcagctggggccgtactggtggcactggtggtgctgggagcccccccggctgcgggcgcggagctct caggggtgtTCCAGTACGTGGGAAAGTCCGAATGTCACTTCATGAACGGCACGGAGAAGGTGAGGTACCTGAGCAGGTTCATCTACAATCGGGAGCAGTACGCGATGTTCGACTGCGACGTGGGGCACTTTTTGCGGTTCACCCCCTATggggagacagcagccaggtatTGGAACAGCGACCCAGACGTTATGCAGCAAAAAAGGGCTGCGGCGGACTGGCTGTGCCGGTACAACCACGAGTATCTCAGCCCGTTCCTCACGGAGCGCCGAG tgtccccaagcgTATCCATCTCGCTGGTGCCCTCGAgctcccagcccg gctgctccgtgATGGATTTCTAGCCTGCccacacccagctgaggtggttccagggccagcaggagctctctgtggtGGCCACTGACATGGTCCCCAACAAGGACTGGACctaccagctcctggtgctgctggaacaCCCCC GGCGCgggctcacctgcagctgccaggtggagcacatcagcctggagcacccccTGAGCCGGCACTGGG AGATGCCACTGGATGCCGCCCACAGCAAGATGCTGGCAGGGATCGGGGGCTCCGAGTTAGGCTTCGTCTTCCTGGCGCTGGGGCTCAGCTTCTAG